Genomic segment of Tomitella fengzijianii:
CGCTCGCGGACCTGATCGGTGAGGTCGAACGTGACCATCGGATCCTCGGCGGACTGCGCGTCGTAGCCGTCCGTGGCGATGGGCTCGCCGAAGGCGATGTGCCATTTGGACGGCAGCGGGACGGCGCCGAGCGGACCCAGCAGCGGGAACAGCGGCGTGATCGGGAAGTACGGCAGCCCCAGCAGCCGCGCGAGCGGCTTGACATCGGCGATCTTCGGGTAGATCTCCTCGGAACCGACGATCGACACCGGAATGATCGGCGCGCCGGTGCGCAGCGCCGAGGTCACGAATCCGCCCCGGCCGAAACGCTGCAGCTTGTAGCGGTCCGAGAACGGCTTGCCGACGCCCTTGAAGCCTTCGGGGAACACGGTGACCAGCGCCCCCTCGCGCAGCAGGCCGTCCGCGTCCGGATGGCAGGCGAGAGTGTGCCCGGCCTTGCGGGAGAACGATCCCAGCAGCGGCGACTGGAAAACGAGGTCGGCCGCGAGCATGCGGGTGGGACGGTGCTGCGGATGATGGTCGTGCACCGCCACCGAGAGCATCAGCCCGTCCACCGGCAGCGTGCCGGCGTGGTTGGCCACCAGCAGCGCGGCGCCGTCCGCCGGCAGGTTCTCCACCCCCGACACCTCCACCCGGAACCACTTCTCGAACACGGGGCGCAGGGCGGGCAGGATCACCGACGAGTTCAGGTGCGGGTCGAAGCCGTAGTCGTCCACCTCGTAGTCGCCGGTCACCCGCCGGCGCAGGAACGCCAGGACGTCGGCCAGGTGGTCGACCAACGCCGAATGGTCGGCCTGGCCCGCCGTCCCGCCGGCGTGCAGCTGATGCACCGCCGGAAGGATCCCGGGCTCCTGCACTCCGCCCGGGCATTCCCTCGACGCGCCCCGTGCCACATCGCCGCGCCCCTCACCGCGCAGCGGAATGACCTTGGCCACCGCCGAATCGTCCACCTCGACTCCCATCGTCTCCGCTCCCGGCCTCAGGGCCGGTCGCGCTCCCTCTCGCGTGCGCCCCCGCGCACCGTGTCCACGTTGCCACACCGCATCCCCGCACCATGCGGCGCACAACACCTTTCGGCGGCCCGGCGAAAACCCCTTCCACACCGGGCCACCGCTCTCACACCGGCAGCCGCCGAGCCAGCGCCGTCAGCCGCTGCTCCCAACCACGCACCATCACCGGGTCTATCACCGGGTCCAGCGACCTGCCGCGGACGAAGTCGTCGAACGCGTCCATCGTGGACCAGCGCGGCTCGAACCCGAGATCGGCGCGCATCCGCGTCGTATCCAGCACCACGCCCTGGCTCAGGAACCCCAGCTCCTCGTGCGAATAGTCCACCACCCGCGCGGCCCGCAGCGCGGAGCCCACCACCCCCAGGATCGGCGACGGCAGCGGGATGCCCAGCCGGCCCGCCCGCCGAGTCGCTTGGGCGCCGGACATCGTGCCGCCGCCGGCGATGTTGAACGTGCCGTGCGCGGGGGCCGTGACCGCGTGCTCCAGCGCCCCCAGCGCGTCCTCCTCGTGCAGCAGCTGGATGCGCGGGTCGTACCCGAGCACGTTGGGCACCAGCACGGCCCCGAAGTAGCGGCTGAGCTCGGTGTCCATCCGCACGCCGATGAGCGGCGCGAAACGCAGGATGCTCACCTGCAGGTCCGACCGGCGGCGCCCCGCTCCCCGCGCGTACGACTCGATCTCCACGCTGTCCCGGGAGAACCCGCCGCGCGGGGGGTTCTTCGGCGCCATCTCCTCGCCGAAGCGCGCCGGATTGCGGGGGCTGTAGCCGTAGACGGCCGAGGTCGACCGGACCACGAGCCGCCGCATCGTGGGCGCCTTCTGGCATGCGGCGAACAGGTGCAGCGCGCCGATGACGTTCATGTCCTTCATCACCGCGCGGCCGCCGGCCTCTCCCGGCCGCGAGTAGACGTCCGTGTGAACGACGGTGTCGATCTCCGCGCCGCGGATGATCTTGCCGATCATCGGATTGCGGATGTCCGCGCGCACGAACTCCGCACGCCCCAACCGCCGCAGCATGTTCTTGCTGGGCGCCAGGCAGTCGACGGCGACGACGCGCTCGACAGACGGGTGCGCTGCCAGCATGGCCGCGAGGGAACCGCCGAGAAAACGGCTGGCTCCCGTCACGAGGACCGCCCTGGGCTCGCGCGGCACGTCGGATTCGCTCATCGCCTACAGACTAGCCGTCGGGGGGCGACGGCGGCCATATCCCGCCCGGTACCGGACTTCCGTCACACCGCACGCCCCGGACGCCCGGACGCCGGCGGACACGCAGGGCACAGCGAAAGCTCCGCCCGCCGGCTCGGAAACGACCGGCGGCCCGGCCCACGATGGTGGACCGGGCCGCCGGAGCAGCGCGCGGCTGTCGATTCGCGACCGGAGCAGAACTAGTGCCGGTACGCGCAGATCACTTGCCGAGTTTGCGACGCTGCACCCGAGTGCGGCGAAGCAGCTTGCGGTGCTTCTTCTTCGACATGCGCTTGCGGCGCTTCTTGATCACTGAACCCATACCGGGAATCCTCACTGCCTAGTACCTGGGGACCCGCACCGGTGCGGTGACCCTCGTGCACGAATCCATCGATCGGACCCCGTGCTGCCGTGTCCGCGCGGTGCGCCGGGCGCAGAGCGCGGCGAGCACGATTTCCGGCGTCCTGCACCGGTGCACCGATCGCTCGGTGGCGCACCGGCCCCGTGCGGCACCCGGCCACACGCGACGCCCGCCGACAGCAGCCGAGGAAACCTCTCCACGGCACGACAATCGACAATGCTACCGCCGCCCGGCCGGGCCCTCGAACCGAGGTGCCGAAGGGCACCGGAACGCGGCGGCGAGCACCCGGGCACCCGCCTTCCCGGCGCCGGGCGCGTCCGTCCTAGCCGACGTCGAAGTACGACGACTGGAGATACTCGTGCACCGCCTTGGCCGGCACCCGGAACGAGCGCCCCACCCGCACCGACGGCAGTTCACCGCCGTGCAGGAGCCGATACACGGTCATCTTGGACACGCGCATCATCGTCGCCACCTCGGCGACGGTCAGGAAATTGGTGCCCGCCAGCGACGCCGGTTCTCCGGCGTTCGAGGAGCTCTGCGACGCAGACTTCGCTCCTCCTGCGGGCGGCTTGTCAGATGACGCCATTGGTTCACATCCTCCGGCACGCGTCGCGCCGCCGGCTTCCCCTCCGGCGGACCTGACACGCACGTGCTACCACGCAGCCTAACGGTAATCATGGTGTCGTTGCGACGCGTGTGACGAATCCTCGGTGAATGCCCTGCTCGGCGCGGTAACGCGAAGATCACGATGCGGCGACTGCGCGGCCTCGGCCGGCCACGGGCGTCGCGCCGGATCAGGCGCCGTCCTCCTTCACCGCGCCCATCGCGGCCGAGCGGTCCCGCACCATTGCCATCGCCTCGAAGAACGCCGAACGCAGGCCGTCCTTCTCGAACTGCCGGATCGCCGCCGCGGTGGTGCCCCCCGGCGACATGACGGCGGCGCGCAGCTCGGTGGCCGTCTCCCCGGACTCGGACAGCATCGCGCCCGCACCCACGAGCGTCTGGATGGCCAGGTCGCGCGCGACGGGCCGGGTGAGCCCCAGCGCCACCCCCGAGTCCACCATGGCCTCGATCGCCAGGAAGAAGTACGCAGGCCCCGAGCCGGACACCGCGGTCACCGCGTCCATCGACGACTCCTTGACCCGGCGGACCATGCCGACGGCCCCCATCATCTCCTCGACGAGGTCCATGTGCACCGCCGTGGCATGCCGCCCCGGCGTGATGGCGCTGGCGCCCTGCCCCACGAGCATCGGAGTGTTGGGCATCACGCGGACCACCGCGGTGCCGGCGGGCAGGAGCTGCTCGAAGCGCGCCGTGGTGGTGCCGGCCGCGAGCGACACGATCAGCTGGTCGTCGTCGCTGGTCTCCTGGTACTCGGCGACCTCGGTGAGGACCGATTCCACGTCGTTGGGCTTGACCGCGACGACGAGCACCGCGGCGCCCTCCGCGGCGTCCGCAATGCTCTGGGTGACGCGGATGCCGTACTCCGAGGCGAGCTCCCGGCCGCGGGCCTCGAACCGCTCCGTGACCACCAGGTCACGCGCCTGCCTTCCACTGGCCAGCAGACCCGACACCAGTGCTTCACCGATCCGGCCACCGCCCACCACAGCAATTCTCGTCATGCCCTCAGCCTGCCACGCGGGCAGCGGATCCACGCGCCCGCGCCCCCTTCCGGCGTCGCCGGCATCCGGACCGGGTCAGTCCGCGCGCTGCGGGCGCGCCAGGTGCGTACGGGCGAAGGCCAGCGAGTCCGCCAGCACGGCCGCACGCTCGTCCCGGGTGCGCACTGTCTGGGTGTTGATCTCCAGCACCACCTGGCCGGCGAAGCGCCGGGCCGCGAGCCGCCGGCACAGCTCCACGCAGGGCTGATCACCGGCGCCGGGGGGAAGGTGCTCGTCCGTGTACGCGCCGCGACCGTCGGCCAGGTGCACGTGCGCCAGCCCGTCGCCCATCCGCTCCGCCAGTTCCAGCGCGTCCATGCCCGCGGTCGCCGTGTGCGACAGGTCCAGGGTGAAATGCCGGTGATCGACCGCCGTCGGGTCGTGCCCGGGCGCGAACGCCGAGACGGCGGCGCCCGCACCCCCGCGCTTGCGGAGCCGCTGGATCGACCCCTCCTTGTTGCTCATGAATCGGTCCGCGCGGAACGGATACATGTTCTCCACCGCGACGACGACGCCATG
This window contains:
- a CDS encoding lysophospholipid acyltransferase family protein, with the protein product MGVEVDDSAVAKVIPLRGEGRGDVARGASRECPGGVQEPGILPAVHQLHAGGTAGQADHSALVDHLADVLAFLRRRVTGDYEVDDYGFDPHLNSSVILPALRPVFEKWFRVEVSGVENLPADGAALLVANHAGTLPVDGLMLSVAVHDHHPQHRPTRMLAADLVFQSPLLGSFSRKAGHTLACHPDADGLLREGALVTVFPEGFKGVGKPFSDRYKLQRFGRGGFVTSALRTGAPIIPVSIVGSEEIYPKIADVKPLARLLGLPYFPITPLFPLLGPLGAVPLPSKWHIAFGEPIATDGYDAQSAEDPMVTFDLTDQVRERIQQTLYTLLASRRNVFFG
- a CDS encoding NAD-dependent epimerase/dehydratase family protein encodes the protein MSESDVPREPRAVLVTGASRFLGGSLAAMLAAHPSVERVVAVDCLAPSKNMLRRLGRAEFVRADIRNPMIGKIIRGAEIDTVVHTDVYSRPGEAGGRAVMKDMNVIGALHLFAACQKAPTMRRLVVRSTSAVYGYSPRNPARFGEEMAPKNPPRGGFSRDSVEIESYARGAGRRRSDLQVSILRFAPLIGVRMDTELSRYFGAVLVPNVLGYDPRIQLLHEEDALGALEHAVTAPAHGTFNIAGGGTMSGAQATRRAGRLGIPLPSPILGVVGSALRAARVVDYSHEELGFLSQGVVLDTTRMRADLGFEPRWSTMDAFDDFVRGRSLDPVIDPVMVRGWEQRLTALARRLPV
- a CDS encoding 30S ribosomal protein bS22, with the translated sequence MGSVIKKRRKRMSKKKHRKLLRRTRVQRRKLGK
- a CDS encoding helix-turn-helix domain-containing protein; this encodes MASSDKPPAGGAKSASQSSSNAGEPASLAGTNFLTVAEVATMMRVSKMTVYRLLHGGELPSVRVGRSFRVPAKAVHEYLQSSYFDVG
- the proC gene encoding pyrroline-5-carboxylate reductase, giving the protein MTRIAVVGGGRIGEALVSGLLASGRQARDLVVTERFEARGRELASEYGIRVTQSIADAAEGAAVLVVAVKPNDVESVLTEVAEYQETSDDDQLIVSLAAGTTTARFEQLLPAGTAVVRVMPNTPMLVGQGASAITPGRHATAVHMDLVEEMMGAVGMVRRVKESSMDAVTAVSGSGPAYFFLAIEAMVDSGVALGLTRPVARDLAIQTLVGAGAMLSESGETATELRAAVMSPGGTTAAAIRQFEKDGLRSAFFEAMAMVRDRSAAMGAVKEDGA
- a CDS encoding sugar phosphate isomerase/epimerase family protein, with the translated sequence MGLSTASVYPQTTESAFQYASQLGFDGLELMVWAEAASQDPYAVSELIDRYQVPVLALHAPCLLISQRVWGSDPIPRLDRAVQVARQVGATTVVVHPPFRWQRAYARGFAAQVDRLEDTHGVVVAVENMYPFRADRFMSNKEGSIQRLRKRGGAGAAVSAFAPGHDPTAVDHRHFTLDLSHTATAGMDALELAERMGDGLAHVHLADGRGAYTDEHLPPGAGDQPCVELCRRLAARRFAGQVVLEINTQTVRTRDERAAVLADSLAFARTHLARPQRAD